The proteins below are encoded in one region of Pseudomonas entomophila L48:
- a CDS encoding restriction endonuclease — protein MPAMWMIRGDGGRLYDDFRDRSLAAIGWAQLALEAKPGVSRKALIQAYKDLQPGIKDASAVAGASQVFRFVNEVNIGDTVVTYSPANRTYLVGRFTGTCLLRPDLADDGMSLTRPVEWYTQEVDRDKLTGASRNSLGSTLTVFKVSEDAQKELLALATGKSVSRPPKDLIEDSDVLEDPLKGVQEIAFERIKDQINSLDWAEMQELVAGILRAMGYKTLVSPAGADRGKDIIASPDGFGFEPPRIVVEVKHRNARMGSNEIRSFLGGRHKDDRGLYVSTGGFTKEALYEGERANVHLTMWTLDELARTLMAHYPATDPETKRLVPLTYFYMPA, from the coding sequence ATGCCCGCGATGTGGATGATTCGAGGTGATGGTGGCCGTCTCTATGACGACTTCAGGGATCGCAGTCTTGCTGCCATCGGGTGGGCTCAGCTAGCGCTTGAGGCCAAGCCCGGTGTTTCCAGGAAGGCGTTGATCCAAGCCTATAAAGACCTTCAACCAGGAATAAAGGACGCGAGTGCCGTAGCGGGGGCGTCGCAGGTCTTCCGTTTCGTTAACGAAGTCAACATTGGTGATACGGTCGTTACCTATTCTCCTGCAAACCGGACCTACCTGGTAGGTCGCTTCACTGGAACGTGTCTGCTCCGCCCTGATCTGGCAGATGATGGTATGTCTTTGACCCGACCTGTTGAGTGGTACACGCAGGAGGTTGATCGCGACAAGCTAACAGGTGCCAGCAGAAACAGCCTGGGGTCTACGCTAACCGTATTTAAAGTTTCTGAGGATGCTCAGAAAGAGCTACTTGCCCTCGCTACTGGAAAAAGCGTCTCCAGACCACCGAAAGACTTGATTGAAGATTCCGACGTGCTGGAAGACCCGTTGAAGGGGGTTCAGGAAATTGCGTTTGAGCGGATCAAAGACCAAATCAACAGCTTGGACTGGGCTGAGATGCAGGAGCTGGTGGCCGGAATCTTACGAGCAATGGGCTACAAGACACTGGTGTCTCCGGCCGGCGCTGATCGTGGCAAAGACATCATTGCGTCACCCGATGGTTTCGGATTTGAGCCGCCGCGCATCGTTGTGGAGGTTAAGCACCGGAATGCCCGGATGGGAAGTAACGAGATCCGTAGCTTTCTCGGCGGGAGGCACAAGGATGATCGAGGGTTGTACGTGAGTACTGGCGGATTCACGAAAGAGGCGTTGTATGAGGGTGAGCGAGCCAATGTGCATCTGACAATGTGGACGCTGGATGAGCTGGCTCGGACGCTGATGGCGCATTACCCAGCCACCGATCCAGAGACGAAGCGGTTGGTACCGTTGACTTACTTCTACATGCCTGCGTGA
- a CDS encoding DEAD/DEAH box helicase translates to MAHTLKLYQSRALGSLEKYLDASRLDGPEKAFEDNVDVGLLSEYKKMPGMPLVPYVCLRIPTGGGKTILGAHIIRICGASYLERQFPLVMWMVPTTQIKMQTLEAFQNPRHPYRQELDDAFNGQVAIFDVVDFSQIRPADLITKVCVVISTVAALRVDKEEGRKVYEHHEDLEAHFSSVSKELSYLERGGGGKAVASFANLLKLHGPLVIMDEAHNATTPLSYAVYERLGPKAVVELTATPDISSSNVLVSVSAFELKAENMIKFPVVLKEHNGEWQVAVSSAVARRKSLAKTALGEAEYIRPILLIQAENAKSEATVEEVKRHLIDTDNVDEKAIAIATGTQREIDGVDLFAKDCPIEVIITKQALKEGWDCSFAYVFCSVAQVKSDKDIQQLLGRVLRMPYAVPRRQEEMSKAYAHVTTDSFGRAAGELTQSLINIGFNPMEAAVAIRKEKAPELDLQGGSIGMPELPVIKLILPKVPDFSKIPERDQQRVQFVLNADGLGGTVEVIDAIDQITIDAIVSTVSGKVAKEAVAAEVERHQQATIAAKAPSERNVVFQVPRLCVMEQGELELVDRGAVSATFSWDLLSTPPDLSSFRFDEASMTFEVYLDDKTVQFQNIKDDVHTYLPGFAQDRTAADLIGWLDQEIREPSIKQPVLREWLRRAVTSLLEERGFSLSQLLKGQFILRRKLGEQLMLVKKQAYDAGFQQALFSADADLVTYDGPGCAFTYPQDMALYPATSYYQGSYRFKKHYYPFPGVLPWKTPKGVISEEFECAQAIDLLDQVDFWVRNLVHSTQFWMPTSTQRTYPDFVIKLKDSRLLIVEYKGGDRVSNDNSKEKRLIGELWAKKSAGKGLYLMAQKKDDQGRGVREQLLAVIENS, encoded by the coding sequence ATGGCTCATACACTCAAACTCTATCAAAGCCGTGCGCTGGGCAGCTTAGAAAAATACCTCGATGCTTCTCGGCTGGATGGCCCTGAAAAAGCATTTGAGGACAACGTAGACGTTGGCTTGCTCAGCGAATACAAGAAAATGCCGGGCATGCCTTTGGTTCCCTACGTATGTCTGCGTATTCCAACGGGCGGCGGCAAAACGATCCTCGGCGCACATATTATTCGCATCTGTGGTGCCTCATATCTCGAGCGCCAATTTCCTTTGGTCATGTGGATGGTGCCCACCACTCAGATCAAAATGCAGACCCTCGAAGCCTTCCAGAACCCTCGCCACCCCTATCGACAGGAATTGGATGATGCGTTCAACGGTCAGGTAGCTATTTTTGATGTTGTTGATTTTTCTCAGATTCGCCCAGCGGACTTGATAACGAAGGTCTGTGTGGTGATCTCAACTGTTGCTGCACTGCGTGTGGATAAGGAAGAGGGCAGGAAGGTATACGAGCATCATGAGGATCTTGAGGCTCATTTCAGTAGCGTCTCGAAGGAGCTAAGTTACCTTGAAAGAGGGGGGGGCGGTAAAGCTGTTGCGTCATTTGCCAACCTTCTTAAGCTTCATGGTCCATTGGTGATAATGGATGAAGCGCATAATGCTACAACGCCACTATCCTATGCGGTGTATGAGCGTCTTGGGCCGAAGGCTGTCGTTGAGTTGACTGCTACGCCTGATATTTCCAGTTCGAACGTACTGGTGAGCGTTTCCGCCTTCGAACTGAAGGCGGAGAACATGATTAAATTTCCGGTCGTGCTAAAAGAGCATAATGGGGAGTGGCAGGTCGCTGTCAGCAGTGCCGTGGCAAGACGAAAATCGCTTGCGAAGACTGCATTGGGAGAGGCTGAGTACATTCGGCCAATTCTGCTCATTCAAGCAGAGAACGCGAAGAGTGAGGCCACTGTCGAGGAAGTAAAAAGGCATCTTATAGATACCGATAACGTTGATGAAAAGGCTATCGCAATTGCGACTGGCACGCAGCGGGAAATTGATGGTGTAGATCTTTTTGCTAAGGACTGCCCCATTGAAGTCATTATCACCAAGCAAGCCCTGAAAGAGGGCTGGGACTGCTCTTTCGCATATGTTTTCTGTTCTGTCGCTCAGGTGAAGTCAGACAAAGACATTCAGCAGTTGCTTGGTCGTGTGCTGCGAATGCCTTACGCCGTTCCAAGGCGGCAGGAGGAGATGAGCAAAGCATACGCTCACGTGACCACTGACAGCTTTGGACGAGCTGCTGGGGAGCTTACCCAATCGCTCATCAACATCGGCTTCAACCCGATGGAAGCTGCTGTCGCAATCCGCAAGGAGAAGGCACCTGAGTTAGACCTTCAAGGTGGCTCGATTGGAATGCCGGAGTTGCCGGTAATTAAGCTGATTTTGCCAAAAGTGCCCGACTTTTCCAAAATTCCCGAGCGAGATCAGCAGCGTGTTCAATTCGTACTGAATGCTGATGGTTTAGGCGGGACAGTCGAAGTTATAGATGCGATCGATCAAATCACGATTGATGCGATTGTTTCCACAGTGTCTGGTAAGGTTGCAAAAGAAGCTGTTGCTGCTGAGGTTGAACGTCACCAACAGGCAACCATTGCGGCCAAAGCACCCAGCGAGCGGAATGTGGTTTTCCAAGTCCCACGCCTTTGCGTTATGGAGCAAGGTGAGCTTGAGCTTGTAGATCGAGGCGCTGTGTCGGCCACATTCAGCTGGGATCTACTATCCACGCCACCTGATCTTTCGTCATTTAGATTCGACGAGGCCAGTATGACGTTCGAGGTCTACCTCGATGATAAAACTGTCCAATTCCAGAACATTAAAGACGATGTACATACCTACCTGCCGGGCTTTGCTCAGGACCGGACTGCTGCCGATCTCATTGGTTGGCTCGATCAAGAGATTCGTGAGCCTTCCATCAAGCAGCCTGTGCTGCGTGAGTGGTTGCGCCGTGCTGTTACCAGCTTGCTGGAGGAACGCGGCTTCTCGCTTTCCCAGCTCTTGAAAGGCCAATTCATCCTCCGACGAAAGCTCGGGGAGCAGCTTATGCTCGTGAAGAAACAGGCTTACGACGCTGGGTTTCAACAAGCATTATTCAGTGCGGACGCTGATTTAGTCACGTATGACGGTCCCGGCTGTGCCTTTACTTACCCGCAAGACATGGCTCTTTACCCGGCAACCTCGTATTACCAAGGCTCGTACCGTTTCAAGAAGCATTACTACCCATTCCCCGGTGTTTTGCCCTGGAAAACGCCGAAGGGTGTAATCAGTGAAGAGTTCGAATGTGCTCAGGCCATCGATCTACTTGATCAAGTGGACTTTTGGGTCCGTAATCTCGTTCACTCGACTCAGTTCTGGATGCCCACCTCGACTCAACGGACCTATCCTGACTTTGTGATTAAGCTCAAAGACAGCAGACTGCTCATTGTGGAGTACAAGGGCGGCGACCGTGTGAGCAACGATAACAGCAAGGAAAAACGCTTGATCGGTGAGCTATGGGCTAAGAAGTCTGCGGGGAAGGGATTGTATTTGATGGCTCAAAAGAAGGACGATCAAGGCCGTGGCGTTCGTGAGCAGTTGCTTGCGGTCATTGAAAATTCTTGA